From Amaranthus tricolor cultivar Red isolate AtriRed21 chromosome 4, ASM2621246v1, whole genome shotgun sequence:
GGTTTGAAGACGCATTGaaaatttgcacgaaactgttcaagatgttataacttataacttATAAACTTGTAATCTGATCACCGACCTTCACAAGTGGAGGTCCAGCAAGAAATATCGTTCCATTTCCTTTTACAATTACGCTTTCATCAGCCATTGCAGGTATATATGCACCTCCAGCAGTACATGAACCCAAAACAAGGGCAATTTGAGGTATGCCTTGAGCAGACATTATAGCTTGATTGTAAAAGATTCTACCGAAATTCTCCTTGTCGGGAAACACTTCGGCCTGTTTAGGAAGGAAAGCACCGCCACTATCAACAAGGTACAAGCACGGTAGTCTGCATTGAGCGGCAATTTCTTGTGCCCTCAAGTGTTTCTTCACCGTAATGGGAAAATAAGTTCCTCCCTTGACAGTGGGATCATTAGCCACAAACATACAAAGTTTCCCATGAATAGGTCCGATTCCTGTGATTATTCCACCAGATGGAAGGGATTCTTCATATAGTCCATGGCCTGCAAGCTAATTACATGATTTTGGGTTTAGAGAAAGTTAAGATAAAATTTCGAGCAATTTATATTCTAATACTATTACTACCGAAATGGGAGCCGCAAACATGATGGGACACGGAAAAGGAAAGTAAGTAACTAGGTAACAGATCAAGTATCAACACTCAAGAACATAAACACTACAATAACGGAGAAACAAACATGGAGTGCAATTTACTGAAGCAAGTAGCGAGAAGAAGTGCTTGATAGTACATTCAAAAGCTCGTTGTTACTTAGACTCTCAACGTTGCCTCAAGTATCCGTGTCGAATAATTAATGCTCGGACATGGATACGACACTTGGACACTTTATTTTGGACCAAGCATATTGTACTTTTCCATAATTTAGCCGAGCTAGACACTCGGACACATTCTTTGAAGATCTTTGGGGATCTTTCTCTCTTTGAAGATCTATattgagccgagggactctttgactgTCTCCTTTATGGATATAAGTTGCCCCCTTTcttccctccctagaccctgATTATACTTTTCCTATGAGTAGGATACACCAgagggtatgatgatgatgaagatgaaacaCTCGGACACATACATAAGCTAATATATACCTGTGTCATCTACATTCATTGTCTTTTCCACGAAAAACCacgttacataattaatttacTAACTCGTGCCATGACCTAATTTTGAAGAGGGATGCAGATGAAATAACCCCCTTCCCCATCCCCCCAATCCCCAATCCCCCATCAAACGAAGTCCAAAGTGTTTGTCCAATGCTAGCTACCCGAGTAGCACTCAAAGCTAGTTAAGAGCTACTTGATTGTATAACTACAACATTAAAGCCAAAAACCCGATTGCTTCCACAACATGATGTGAGATTTGGACCAGCATTATTCTCACATAATTCGCTAGCTGATTCGATCAAGtttgcccaagaatagcccaaaatgACCATAATATGCTTTTTACGATTCTTGATTTGCGAGGAGATTGGCGAATCATGACACTTATTTCAACACCCTGAAGCACATTAGACCCAAATTCTTTTCCCCTTCCACCAAACTCCAGTTAATCACACAAGTCAATAAATCCATTGCAGCACAAAATACAGAATAAATTCAACCATTTTTTTCACATAAgtagtataaaaattatttactaatcTCCCAATAATCATTAGGAAAAtgcattaaaaaacaaaaatatttgaagatactaaatattatgaataaaaacaacaaacccTCTAAAATTTACCTGAGAAAGTTCAAGCAAAGAAGAACCAGGATCAAGAATCTGTTCAATTCTCTCTCGAGGGAGCAATTTCTTCCTACTTCTATTCCTCTTCACTGATTCTTCTCCTCCACCAGCAAGCACCTTAAATCAAAAACACCCATTACAAATCACAATTCAATTTAAGTTCccaaataatcaaatttttggaaaaaaaaaattgaacaaaataaaaattaaagatgaaACCTTTTTGATGCTGGATTGAAGTTGAGAAAGTAAATCCTTCATAAGTTGAGAATTCTCAGAAAAAGCGTCGGAACTTCTATCAACACCATCAGGAAGAACACCCAAACACATTTCTCTTCTGGGTTGAAGAATTGAAGGTGATGATTTCAGCATAAATGAATTCCAAGATGATGGGTTCGTTCTTGATGCATTTTTTCTTGCGATacccaacattttttttttgagttatttGATTGAATTTATGATAATTTGACAATTATTAATCAATTCTTAATCTTTTCTGCGATCATGGAGACGTAAAGAAACCCAGAAAATGTTGTAGTTCTATATAAGCACGCATCCTGATTGCCTCTAGCTCTAGTCACACACTAGTCACTAGTCACTAGTCAACTAGTATTGATCTGGTGTTCATGTTGACATGGAGGATTTATCCATTTCTAACtcaatatttaatttgaatCCCTATTAATCGTGTTAGATTTtaaatcaatataaaattaGGTTTTATGTTCATATGTGTTTGGATAAGGCCGTATTGGTTatataaatttagaaaaattttagttcagatttttaataagtttttttatttgcaaataTTTACACTATTTACattgaaaaagtaaaagaaatataaagattaaattttttaagaaaatgataataacaTTTTTCAATTTGCTTAGAAAAGAAATTTGTCAAACCATTTTTTGGCTTGTGGCTTGGACTAGGAGTCATGGAGATGCTATTCAAAGGTATTACATGTCCTTAAAAGTCATTAATTGTAAATGacagaaaattaaaaagaatggAAAGGTAGAAATCATATAGACGATCATTAAAATCGATATATTAATTCATATTGTGAGATGAAAGAGCTACTTAATATCCAATTTAGAACTTTACACATAAAAGTAATATTTCTCTATTTGTGtggttttttttgaaaaaaatgagtAAAAGTAGAACAGAATACATACATTTTATAATAATTGCAATAATTAAGTCAAAAGGAATAAAATAGATGTACAAAACATCATATCTAAGGTTGAATGAACATGATCATCCTGACAACAGTCACATTGCCAGAATTCATCAACTATATATCTCTGATTcctattaatttcattaatgaGAAATAGCACCGTAAATATTTCTATCAATTTCTAGCTGGTAGAAGACTTGAAGACGTAGAATTCGCCAAAAACGTCGATCCTCCATTGCGTTCAGAAGTGTTCTTGCTGATTGCATAAGGAAATGTACCGATTGTCCTAAGAACAAATAAGTTATATCGTAAGCATTTTGAACATTGCAGCAAAACAAATAAGATTATTACTGGTTGTGCATGTCACGTATTTGCTACTGATATTGATACATGTAATATGTGCAATTATCGTTGTTAGTTACAAATTTATCGGAACAAAGGGTGTATTTAAGTAATTCGTGTGTTACTTTCTTGATTGTTTTCTCGTTCTTTTGTTCATTTATTGAAGTACATGCTATTGACTACATGTAAATTATCCTATATTGCagaaacatataaaaatatattattttataaatttaagtgACTATTAAATTTAAGTAACTATTAAAGAGAATGATAAACGATTAAAGTGAGAATTTTTATGTCCAAATTGAGTATTTAACCGAGTAATTAGACGGAGCTACTTAATAACATTGAGATAATGAAATGTCGAGTTAACGTAAGTCACATCATTAGCTTTCAGGAAAAATATAGCCATTTGATGTTAAAAATGCTCACCTCTCTTTTCGTTTCTCCAAGAATCTTACAATAGATGCTTTCCGTGATTGAGGCACAGCTGCAATCAATAACACAAGGTTAGCTAAACTGAACTGGTAAACACCAGACACGACATTTAGTTATTGATATTAAACAGTGATAACAAAAACGAATTTcagttttaattttcaaaaaatgtgTTATGTTATCTCATGGTAGTAAAACTCTCACCCCTAAATATGGGTTATTCTCGATAAGTTTTCGTAAATACCCAATACCACCTTTTCAGAGGTAATGGATATAAAAAGATTTGTGATGAAATAATTATTAGAATAGAATAAGCATGATCATAAACCTTATCGAGTTTTCAGATCGTTCTCATCATTTAATATCAACTATCGAACGGACtgtaaatatatataacatatcctagatttacaatcataattttaaacttgagttggtttctttttATAGTATCAACTGGAATTGTTGGGTGGTTTGTCCTACATCGataattaaagatggtgtgcacactttatatgTCATTGAGTCCTTTCTCTCGTTGTCATATGGTCCTGGGTGGTATCCCATTGTCTTATAAAGTCTGCGCACTATGTGTTTCCTCAATCATATATGCTGACATTGACAATAAATCCAGTCTAATTTAGTTGGGAAATATGTCTAATGGTCTCACAAGGAAGAAAAATGTAACAGAACATTATACCTGAGCCTTTTGGAATTGATTTTACTTGAGGTGCATCTGATTTTGGAGGATCAGAACATTTTACATGATTAACAACTGATTTGGTTGGGTTTACTTCAACTGCAGAAGTGGATGCTCCTGCAGAAACCAAGCTTGAGAACCCCACAGGCTGAATCTGAGCACTAATTGCTGGTGCATGCAGTGCACTAACAGGTACAGGCAAAGGTGCGAGCAAGGAAATTGGGCTCGAAAGTCCGACAGAAAGATTTGGAACAGTAGTGTCTTTTGCTGGCAATGGTCTTAGCATTGTTGGCGGAACTTTAGGTAGCGACGGAAGTGATGAAGCGGCCGGTGAGGCAGTCGAGTTCCTCGATTCACCATTTCCGGCTAGTAACATTATGGCTTGAGCCTAAATAACAAAAGGGATTGTTACAAATAGAAACTAGAACTAGCTAATGGTTTGCAACAGAAGAGTAAAGAGAAGTTGTTTTACAACTCTACATTTCACTCCTATGTTACTCGGATCGGACTCGTTTATTCATGTCCAAACAAAGTACCATGTTCAAGTTTTAAAATTCCAATTCTTTGAGGTAAGATGAAGAGTTTGAGCAAAAGTCACAAAATTTTTCCTAAATAGTCGAGTTGAATACTAAAACATGTACTTGGATGTATATTAGTGTGTCTTGAGCTACTACTAAAGCAGTCGAGTTCAATACTTGGACATATAACTCGTACTAGCTCATTTAACCATTTTCAACACAAATACACATTCAAGTGTCCAACTTAGTTGTTTTAAGAAAAGTATTTAAGCGTTGTAATGTTAAAGTGTCGAGAGTCCATAACACGAGTATTTGAGTTAAAATGACAAGCTCAAGCATGCAACAAAAtttcacatttaatttttttggttaaCATCATAATATTTTCCCTGAATTATCCGAGTCAAATACTTGGATATGTATTCGTGTCTTGAACTCAGTGTTATGTACTTATCtagctaatttgctttttaaatttacaatttattATCCAAAGATAGCCAAAATTCGAGcatatttcacttttttttatccGTATATCCAACAACATCAGTGTGGCttgaaataacataaaataGAAGAAGGGATTACTTTTTCAGGAGATACATTATCATAGACACAAACTGATCCATTATAAAAGAGAGTCAACTGACAGGTTCCCACAGAGATACTCGGAGAACTCCTACAAAACAACATCATTCGTATCCCTCAGTTTCAAAGGAATATATTGTAAGATATggaatatatatattcatacaatCATATCTTATATCCTTGGGACGAGAGGTTTTTGAGTTAGAAATGTGAATGCAGTACATGCTATCATCATACATGATGAAATTCAAATTCGTGACTTTTCGTTAAATTGGCTTATAATGTCATTGCAAGAAACCAACTTAACCGAAAGTTTAAGTCAGTGGTCAAAGCCCCAAGATATATACTATATCTATGCAAGTTTTTATTTATATGGCGATAAAAATAGTTTGTCGCTAGCTAGCAACAAAGACTTTTTGTCGCTATTTTTATCGCTAAACCTGTATACACAGAATACCCGTTTTCGCAAAACCGAGTTCTTTTGTAGTGTCAAAccaaaaggaaaacaaaaactATATTTAAACATACTTGAGATCAGTTGAACCAACAACAGGACCACTATTTGAAGGTGGAACAGGAACAAGTGAGATAGAAGAAGAGACATTATTTGATGGATTTGTTGTCAAATTAGATGAAACAACAGAAGTTTTTATAGCAGAAGACACCATTTGCTTTGATTGGGGAGTTTTTTGGGCATCATTTGCTTGCCATGGATGAGCATGAGGAAGATATTGCTTCTCCAAATCTAAGCTTCTCtataaaacccacaaaaaaaaaaaaaaatcatttcttTGTATCAATATCTAGCTTTATGCAACTAAATCATCATTCAACGTAATACAAAAATGTTATGAATGCAATGCAGGCACTGAATCTTCTATTGAAGAATGGATGAGATTTAAACCcgaatcttattttatttttggcttCTATTACTACATCAAAGAAATAggccaactaaattttaaatcGATTGTTGACAACTTGACACCCTCTTCCATTTCAGTCGTTcactaaattttaaatttactacattttttttttcatgattaaATCCTATCATACAATCCCACATATTTTTACTCTCATTTAATATGAgtcacaaaatttaaaattttcatgaaattacTCCAATTAAATTATAGGAGTACTTCTTAATATttacatcaataataataataataataataataataataataataataataataatttttgtagttGTATTTTTCAAAGTAAATGACAAACCTGAGAAAATCCAGGAGGGTATTGATTGAGAGTTCCTCCATGTTGTTGGGCAGACTTAGAAGAAAGAAATTGGGAATAAGCAGCAGCACTATTGTTTGCAAAAGACCAATTTAAGCCAGATTTTCTCATATTTTTTGCTTCAAAAACACAGGATTAATGAGTTTAATTTGGTCTAAGATTAAATTAAACAAAGAGTAACTTTTCTTTGAAAACCCACTTTTCTCAACTTAATTATATAGTAATTAGATTAGTTGACTTTCACTAAATTTCAACTTCTCTAGATTGAAGCTATCTAGTTATATGAATACATATAATGTATTCAAACTAATCAAAGCATTATATCCATTGATGCCTTCATGATAAATAAGTCAATTATGGGGAACATGtattgaatttaaaattcccTTTATTGATGtaaacatattattattattaatattattattattattattattattattattattattattatttacattaaacaatattttaatattttaatatcagAAGTTGATTATGCAAAAAATCGCAGGTTTAAATTTCATCTAccctttaataaaatatttagcaTTATGTATTAGACTCGAACTAGCTAGCTAAAacgaattatttttttattattttaatagtatatgtaatttaatgagtcatcttaattacataattatataCTACTTCgtccttttaaatttgttacttTGTTGCCTTTTGTATCATAGtatctttttaagtttaatgtaGCAAAATTTATTCATAATCTATCTGTATTACGCCTCTTCACATAAGAGTCCTTTCAGTTACAATATGATTTTATAGCATATATCCTCTTTATATATAATGTTAAAAACTCCgtttaaactaataataaaggataaataagatttaaaacaataacCTTATACTACCAAAATGGTTTGGATACCATATcaaataacatatttaattattattatagtccCACTATTCTTTAATATAAAGGAACAATAGTAATATTTGGCCGGACACTTTAATAACGtcaaatagaaaaattaatatataaaccaaaattttaagttttaaggacCACTTAAGattcaataatatattaattatttaaccaATGCACTAAATTCTATGTGCCATGATGTATatgaagtatttttttaaaaaatgggttTTGGTgtcaaaaatgaataaaattaggattatagtaataatataagTTAATAACCACgatctataaaaaaataaacgagAGTTTCAATGCGTTGACCCTATCATGAGTtgaattggtgctaaatgtcaAAGAGATGGTGATCCACTTAGTCTATGCTTGGTTTGTTGTAGATTGAACCcctcaacaaaataacaatatataccctccattttttatattattaaattaatttagttaaatatataattaagatTCAAtcaatatgaaaaaaatatatggtaGATATTTTGAATGCACGAGAAATTAGTAATGGACCCAAATTTAACcacaataaatttaattttttacgaTATTGAATTATTTAGTGGTATTAAAGAATgtcattgatttatatttttagtgtaataattatttatttttattataagttccattataaaatgatttggtaacactttatttggtctttagtggcatatgtaattattactatagtctatagttgcatttatgagaaatatcactagatcctatgtcgcaaaaatttttagtatgattttttattatataaactaTATAAACTAAATCtaaagtagtgacatttaaatatcactaaatctactatataaactattaaaacatttaaagtagtgacatttaaattaaatgccattaaatatatcccactaaaagaaaattatgttttagTGTTTTTGCACCAATGAACGTATGTGTGCACAAGTGATTATTTGTGTACGCATGCTAAAAATGAGAGGTATGAAAAATAAGTGAGATATATAGGCTCTTATAAAAATTATgctatatatatactagtaaTAAATATTAATCATGAGAATCGAGTCTTGTCTCAGTTGAAGTGAATACCGTCTTTCTCAGATAAGGTTCAAAGATCGAATCTCACTTAAACCTCTCCTTTTCTCGGCCTActctgtaataaaaaaaaatactcatcaTCTTTATGATATGACTCGATTCTCATTGTCTACGTGATAGAATATATGATGGATGGCTTATGTTAAGCCAAGTGTAATCCAATTAAGTCATCTTTGATGAATCcaaaaaattgttagaaaatgaAAATTCAAAGCCCATGTGCATGTAAGCATAACATCACTAACTTAAGAAATCATaatgcaaatcaaagaggccagagtagtatatatttataagttattatGGCCGTCGATTAGCATGTGAAAACGGTATCAGAGGGGCCTTAAAAATCtatttttatacttatttgaTTATTGCAAGCAcatgtatattattttacacgagagtaatcaaataataaagagttaaatattattaatgtaatcAATGAAGAGATTTTATcatattttagtattttaatttgtttttctataaaatataagaatttgtaACATAAAATTTGACACGGGACTTTAAAAATGTAGGAGACATGTAAGTCATGTTCATGTATTTGTATTTATAAGTATTAGAGACATCATAGTGGTTACATTCAGATTGTTTTGTACGTCTAAAAATAAGTGATGGAGCAATAAGGTACGTGATCTCCACTCTGCATGACTAAACATATAGctaataaataagtaatcgcTGAAATTtgtattgaattttattttctaatgttTTACTTGAAATAGTATTTGTGAGATGAGGACACaataaattaatcataaatttagCACTTTTCTTCTATATATAGTTCATAAATTAATTGTTTTCTATCATCTTTAAGGttagttttgtttaattatatttagctattaataatttaatatttaatggaCTTATCTCTATGTTAAACATCTAGAAAAATCACAATGAAGAAATAAAGATTGATTTAGGTTTTAAAATACTTGATTTGTATTGAATAATAATGAGAGGTACGTACTACCTCTATCTATACAAGTAATAAGgactaaaataagaaaataaaatattaacttaaaCCTAAATAATTAGGaaacaaattaaacttaatattctaaatattaaaaatattttaatttcctaaaacataatattctgaaataatatctttattttattctatttctttttttcctatactccccctcaagttaggtctcgGGATCACCGAATCTGAACTTGCACAATTTTTAACTCTTCAAATCCATTCGCCTTTAGTAGAAAGTCCGCtagttgatcttttgatttAACAAATGACATTTTGATGATCTCTTCGGTAAATTTGTCAtagttgattttttattttttgactttgGATAAAAGGTCATAATATAAGTTGGGttagtttaatttttgttttgggtCAACAATTTGGATTTTAGAGTTTTTGATTAATTGAGATTTAAAGATAAAATTGGGTTGATTTTGTTTAAAGGGTAGATAGGTAGAAGATATGGGTTGGTCGGTTAGTTTGCGGGTCAGTGGATTGGGAGCTTGCAATCTGGGTAGTTTTAGATTAGACAAGGGTAACAAATGAGTAGCTTTCATATAAAACTCATTTTTTGGAaatatacttttaatttttatatctgATCTTTCTTTCTCTACTGATTTTTGAGATTCTGAGTTTGTGGGTTCAAAAATTTAGTTATCCTTACTTACTTCTCCCTTTGAAGAACCTTTCTTGGGGTGCTTTTTGGGTTGAGGTTCCGATGTTTTTGCTTCTGGTTCGTTTGTCCCTTCTTCttttcaaatttgatttttgtcttTCTCTTTACTCTCCCTTTCACCATTGACTTGCGTACAGGGGCGGATCTAATAGGCTCCTGCCCGCAGGTGACCTCACtgacattttaaaaaaagttttaaatttaaaataaactgCTACCGCAAGGGGAATTGGACGTGCGACCCTGCGCATCAATGAATTTGTTTGCAGTCGCTGCCTACTGGCACACATAATTTCAGTGTAAGATTGTGAAAATCAATTACatatatatctttttattttaatgaacaGTAAATAAAACTCACAATGCCGAATGCACGAAATCACTCACATTATTAGGGCATAAACCAATCAAACGCCAAGTCACCAAACACCACTGTTCACAACTGTGTCGTGGGTCTGTTATCTGTTGTCTGCACCGTCATCGCCGCCCACAAGGCTGCTACCGTGAACCGCTAGTTTCCAGTTGCCACTAGCCCACCACCAACACAttcaattttataaattatagttaACTTTAATCAAAGGTGTGATTTTGTAATTAATACAAtaaattttgcaaattatagtcaactatatatgataatataatcttaattaattacaattactatcaattttttgaataaattagaTATAAGTTCttgattaattgattattgttttcgattaatTTCagttattatcaattttttaaataagatGTATATATAAGTAGTACTTTTTCGTTTTCTAATCTTCTTTCCATCTGAAATATTTCACCttaaggagagaaaaatttaattaatatttttaagatatatttagatgataaaatatatctatgtaAAATCTCGTTAagttcgtcttaatgtatacttttttattatatattttttataattttttattatgtgtatttagagatattgagatttaaaatttactttgaaaattgtgtaaaaagtaaatgagaagaacaaaaaaaacgGAGGGGTAATTGTTTGGTTATTTATTTAAGTATGTTCTTGAATAATTGATTCttctaaattatttatttacattacaaatttacaaaagGTGAATTtcttttcataaaaatttctaTTAATAATTGTTGATTAGTGATATACAATTGTTTAATATGTATAGAGATCAAAGTGTCATTCAtagaaaaatacttaaaaacataaatttttaaatgaattgttcaaaaaaatattcttttataggattaaattgaaaatatttttttttgcattaatgatttttcattaaattatgattttaacGATTGTGCTCTCACTGACTTTGAGTTCTGGGTCCGTCACTGCTTGCGTATTCACGTCTTCTATATTACTCCCCCTCGCGACCTCACGCTCGATGGTGCCATTGACGGAAGTTAGCAAAATTGGCCCGTATAGAGTATGAATCCAAGTCCATAATTCATGGACAGTAGTAGTGAATGAAATAACAAGGTCGATAATGTCAAAGTTAATACATGCGAGAATCCATGACATAACCTTGCTATCATATTGTTTCCATTGTGGACCACTTGGAGTTTGTATCAATTTTTGGTTTCTTTTTTTGGAAAAGGAGAACAATTTGTTCAACTTCTGCCAATGAAAACATTATGTTTTCCATCTgattttggtttgattggttttgttttgatttgttttttgtttggatCGATTTTGGtcaataatgatcaatgataaaatacCGATAGAGTTTTTCCGTCCAGCAAAACCTGACGGCTCTGATATCATGTAGAAAATTATAATGCGGAAATAAAGATTGATTTAAGTTTTGAATACTTGATTTGTATTGAACAATAATGAGAGGTActacatatatttatacaagtaataaggactaaaataaggaaacaaaatattaacttGACCGTaaacaacaacgaacaaaaaCATCAATGTTAGAGCCGTAAACCCAAAATGTTAAAGTTGACAGCTATATAATCCAATATATCAGTTTTAATGGTCATGCATATctca
This genomic window contains:
- the LOC130810571 gene encoding protein TIFY 6B-like; the encoded protein is MRKSGLNWSFANNSAAAYSQFLSSKSAQQHGGTLNQYPPGFSQRSLDLEKQYLPHAHPWQANDAQKTPQSKQMVSSAIKTSVVSSNLTTNPSNNVSSSISLVPVPPSNSGPVVGSTDLKSSPSISVGTCQLTLFYNGSVCVYDNVSPEKAQAIMLLAGNGESRNSTASPAASSLPSLPKVPPTMLRPLPAKDTTVPNLSVGLSSPISLLAPLPVPVSALHAPAISAQIQPVGFSSLVSAGASTSAVEVNPTKSVVNHVKCSDPPKSDAPQVKSIPKGSAVPQSRKASIVRFLEKRKERTIGTFPYAISKNTSERNGGSTFLANSTSSSLLPARN